In Vigna angularis cultivar LongXiaoDou No.4 chromosome 8, ASM1680809v1, whole genome shotgun sequence, one DNA window encodes the following:
- the LOC128193544 gene encoding protein PLANT CADMIUM RESISTANCE 7-like: MSEVEGKIAQQRNSNAPPTGKWTTGLYDCFDDKGNCCFTFFCPSFTFGRNAEIIDQGRTSATRASLIFFGLGCLGLGCLYSYKFRIKLRSLYNLPEEPYSDCFVHYCCLVCAICQEHRELKNRGLDPSLGWKANEERMRKANLEAPRVASAMTR; encoded by the exons ATGTCCGAGGTTGAAGGTAAGATAGCACAACAACGAAACAGCAATGCTCCACCAACTGGGAAATGGACAACTGGTTTATACGATTGCTTTGACGACAAAGGAAATT GTTGTTTTACGTTTTTCTGTCCTAGTTTCACCTTTGGTCGTAATGCGGAAATTATAGACCAGGGAAGAACAT CTGCTACACGTGCAAGTTTGATATTTTTTGGGCTTGGCTGTTTGGGATTGGGATGCTTATATTCATACAAATTCAGAATCAAGCTAAGATCTCTCTACAACTTACCTGAAGAACCATACTCAGATTGCTTCGTTCACTATTGTTGTTTAGTTTGTGCTATTTGCCAAGAGCACAGGGAACTTAAAAACCGTGGACTTGACCCCTCATTAG GTTGGAAGGCAAACGAGGAAAGAATGAGAAAAGCTAACCTGGAAGCTCCACGTGTTGCATCAGCCATGACTCGTTAG